The sequence GTAATTATATAATGGATTGATCTTACctatttgtttagttaaatccaggtggggacttttttgGCCAGGTAGTGTTCATACAATATCCACAAAATCCAATTACCACAGACAAGATAAAACAATCAATAAAGAGTTAATTAAAACAAATATAAGAACAGATATGTTAGATGTGTTTCTCTTTTAACACAAGGACTTAAATTTCCAGTCATATGTAAACATTTGGTAAATGTTACTGGTGGTTTTgtatgtttaacaaaaaaaaagaaagaagaaaaagaaaaggtttTCATGTctactccttaaaaaaaaaattaaatatcggCTACTCTTTAAAATAAACGTTTACATCCATGGAAGCAGACCAAGGCACTACTCAAATAACCAAACCTTTGCCTCCTGCAAACAGAGATACAGTCAAGTGAATGACAACTTCATGAAGAGTGACCACCCTGCAGTCGCCCGCACCAAACCCAGACTCTCCTCACCGTTCCCAATCCCCAGTCAGACACTGGGATCCCCCGGGAGCCCCTCCTTCCCCCCAGACCCTTACAACCAGAGCCAGGAAGCAGACGCACAGGAAGTCATACCATCATACAACGAGTACATCATTCCAATCCCAGACCCCAAACCGGAGGAAGATTTTACCGACACAGACGTCCCGTCAGACAGCCCTGCGAGGTACGCAGTTTCTGGAAAGATGCTGCACACGTGTGCCAAATGCTGGGGTTGCATGAAAGAtgaggatgtgtttttttttttttttttgcaccacacACCCACTCATCCAGATGTTGAGACAATAGCTCCATTATTGAAGCAGAGACATGTagcgtgtttttgtttttcattttaaaggccTTTTAATAACACTTTGAGGCATTTACATCTGAGGCTCATATAAAGTTAAAGAAATGTTAATAATAATTAGTTTTATTCTTAATATAGTTGTATGTTTGTATTTAATGGCAGGTCTTGAACTTGGCACTGGTCAAAAGTTTAGAAAAACCTTTAGCCGTGTTTAAGTTTGAGGTCTTTGGACTGTGTTGGTTGGCCCAGGAGTGCTGAGTGATGTCAGGCTgcataatgttaaaaataaaataataaatatccaGCATGGGGGCCAAACTGATGAAGACATGATATAAGAAccagtttttcatttttcttttgggGTTATGGTCTTTCAAACTACAGTGACAGTGCTGATTATTGTTATTTCTGTTTTTCCACTTTTATCCCAAATGCTGATTTTTTTCAGTACTGATTAAAACAGAACCATGAGATCAATCAATAACTTACAGCATATTATCTCAGTAAACTCCACATCAACAAATAGACAGGAAGTACTCAGCATTTATACTGAACTGACATTAGACAAACTAGGTTTGTGGATTTATTGCTGAGCGGAGAACAGATATAAATACTGTAAATGCTTTGATaatacatgaatatacaggaATGTTCTTTTCATcctataaaatacagaatacaaaAGGAAAAgagtgcttaattttcttcatttactCTCAAAACGCATGTGTGGTGTCAACTTCAGTTTAAAAATATGCCTTTTGCTGAAGGGGAGGCCAAAAAAAGAAGACGCAAGGATCAGACGCTTACAAATACAAGCGGTGGTGTGTTGTTCTGTGATTCATCCGTGACTGACCTGTAATGCTGTACTGTCCTTTTCTGCCTGCAGCTCAGTGGCTCTGGAGGAGGAGACCGACTCCATGTCCCAGGACACGGCTGAAACCTTACCAGAGGAGGACCGGCTGGAGGAGACCAGCGAGAGAGACGCTCTGCTGGGTTCCTCTGGCACGCCCGAGGTAGAGGACAGCTTCCTCTAGCCACGCGTAAAAACCCTGGGAAAATGAGCCCTTTTCTGGGAAATCTTTTTCAAAAATGCCTGAATAAGGGAAACGTGATTAAACTAGAATGTAGCAATCGAAACTCAGAAAGCAGTCCTTGTATCTCCACTAAGAGCTCCAACAATCGCCTCCTCCTTCCTCAGAATTCATATCGTGCTTAGTGCCTCCAAAAACTGCAAACTGAGTTCTAAAAATCATCCTGAATCCAGTTGTTACTGGACATTTGCCTTAAATATGGTACTATCCTCACACTGTTACATCACATTTACAGTAACTAAATATCTAGAGCCCTTATGATCTATGTGCTTTATTATTTAGGTAAATTtaggtacatttttgttttttattatttccacatCTTCCTATAATGAAAAAAAGTGTTCACAACCACTGGAAATATTGCAAAAGTAAGTGATTTATACATGTTTTTGCTATTAAGAGCAGTAGAGTCAACATTAATACTCACTGTAGGCtaatatttctttgttttgttcgtATTTTTGTATCATTACCAGGACATGGGATACAGACAGATTCTACATGCACTGTTTGAATatgaaaatatactttttttttgtaattccttTAGTTATATACCCTGTTACCAGACATTTCCAGCTTCCATTTTATTGTAAGAATTATATGAAATGTAAATGTCATTTGTGAATTTTGCATATTGTTTTCTATAGGTTAAATTCATAGCTGTGTGCCAGACTTGcactttatttagaaaaaaaaattttcatatgcAGTATATGTTTTCAGGATGTTGAAAATCAGCTCAAAAGCATTAACTTTAACATGTTTCACAATTATTTTAGTGAATATTGATGTACTTTATGTGATAACGTGTTACTCAACTGAAAATGATAAATACAGCGTATCACTGCCTTAGCACAGAGAAGTACAGATGAGTGCCTCTGAATCGACTGAACAGAACAGGACGGATTTCTATTTTGCAGCTAGTGTTGCTTGTTGACATGAAGGGCTACTGTTCTTACAAAAACGTTATAGCcatatgtgtacatgtacataACATGATGCTTTTAGTCCTGTTGCATTATATAACATTTACTCTGCACAGTCTCTACTTCTAATACTTTACCACAATTAAAACAGCACATTGCAATTTTCTGTAGCATCAGTTTAAAATGCACAAGTTCACTGTATCACATGCTATGGTACCAAAGCTCTTCTTAAtgtttacaaatgtattttttatatgtgtCATTTCTATGTTGTAATTGTGACAATAAATGTGTATTATCATATATCAATGCTGCCTTGTTTTACTCTGTCCTCTggtaaaacagcaaaaaaaacctaaaacataATACATTCAGCAGAGTTTATCAGAGAAATCTTTACAGTTTTGTATAAGAAGTCGCTTTTATGATCTTGTGTAGAACAGATTTTATCTGTCTCTTCTGTCTTTAAGCATGTTCATATCTCTCAGTGCATGTCTCTGATTCTTGGGTCAGATTTGTAAGAGTCctttgacccccccccctcctcctcccggcTGTGCACTTCCCCAGTTAGAAAAGCCTGGCAGCCATGGTTCAGCAGTGATAGAGGTGATTAGTCTCACCTCCACGGATGTCCAGAGAGAATTCAGCCTTTCTGTGGCAAATTGGCACTGGCTCATTAATTTCTTGATGTGCTGATCCGCCTCCCTACACACTGGTCCCTCCACCCTCCACTTACTCCCTCAAAGATTTCATGTTTGCTGGTGACTTCTGTGGCTGAGAGACTGTAAACAAGCAGAAGGGAGAAGAGGGGCAGAGGAAAACACAAGGGAGAAAAGGGACTCTCATGACAGTTTTGAATGTTGGAAACATTTTAAGACACTGGTAAACTAAGGACATCTGCAGGTGAGTGAGCTTTAAAAACACAGATGGTGCACCCATTTGGATTATTCTTTTGAATGGTGAAATGCAAAGTTAATTTACTATAATTTGTTAATAGTCTTATGATATAGTCTTATGATcttctctgtttttctgtttccttTTTGATTCTTCTACAACAACATGAGCATTGTAGTGGAATGAACTGTTGCTGATTTTATATTTAGGGTCAAAGCTGCGCTGACCAGTCAgaaaggagaagtagtaataagAGGAATGGATAATAGCACAACTACTGTGGTGGTTGTCTCATTTGTGTCTCATGTGGCAGAGATCAGGAGGAGATCTTGTTTTTGTGCATAATAACTGCAGGATCAGAGGTGATCCAAGATGCAGACCTTCCTCGTTCTGATGCTTTGGATTGTGGCCTCAGCTGCTTCAGGTAACACCAGTCAAACCCTTTTGACAACTTCTACTAAATGAAATATGagctaaatggaaaaaaaatagtaCAAGTGAGAGATAAACACTGAGTATagtgaaaataattaaaaatatacaaTGTTTGGATGGAGTCAATATATATCAATGTAACAGCTCTTTACAATTTGTACATTTTAGACTAGATGACACATAACATTATGAATTAAAAGTCTAAACCTATAATGCAGTATTTCTCCCTATATTTGTCGCACCACAGCTAACCAATCATTTATGTATTCCTAAACAAAACGTTGTTTATGCAACTTCTGGGGTTTGATGCTGGGTTTTGTACACTTTGTGGGATAATCTCACAGTTCAATGCAGAGGAGCTTCATGACCCCTCTCTGAAATCTCACCCTCTGTTGTTTTTAATAGGCAGAACAGCAATCTGCTGCATCATGAGTTGTTTTGGGACACTCTTGTGATTCTTTCTTCCTTTTTACACTTTAACTTGGCACCAAACATACATAGGTATCACCCACCGGCCATCTAATTGCAATTTCATGTATATACATTTGAGAACATAACAACGTCTGTTTGGTTTATTAATGGTTGAATGAATTAGCTTTGCTTTCTGGTGAATTACAGGATGGACTGAaattggggtcatttttgggttgGATGAATAGTTCATTGAGAGGAGGCGTTGGGAAAGGGCAGCTTTTGAATGTGGTTCTTAATAGGCACAAAAGTAAAGTGCTGATTGACTTGAAAATACATTTCATTTCTAGTCTCTCTACATATCTGCTGTTGTTAATACAAAAAACTGCTGAACATGGAATCTCAGTTCTGCTTCAAGGTTCAGAACATACTGTCTGAACACTGAAAACCCTTATAACCCTAACTGAAAAACCAATAGAAACAGAAAGCTGCAGTGTCAATGATACTTTAAAGAAGTCCTAAACAAACTCGAGATTCACTAGGCTTTAAATTTGTAAAGTAGTCAGAAAGAACTGTTCCCTGTTATCATAAATTACCTCTTCATTCCCTTAAGAAGAAACATTTCGTATCTtaaagtggaagaaaaaaaacttttagtATAACATTTTAAAGTGTACAGTTCATTCCCTCATTTCAATTATAGGGTAATTGTGTTTACAGTAACAGGAAGAGACTGGAAGTTTTCTATTGCAAGGAGCTAAAAAGCAGAACTGAGGCGGATTGAAGGATGTTATTCAGATGCAGGTCTTCAATCTGTTTCCTCAATTTAATGAATGGCCACTAAACTCAGTCTAAATTCTGGACCAGATGAGTTAAACTGTAATAACTGAAACAAAACTTTTCAAGACACAACTACTGAAAGACTTGCAGAACAACTTTTTGGATCTTTCGGCACAACATTGTACTTTCAGTCAATTAATGCATTAATTCATATGTTTATTCCATCTCAGTGCAATGGAGGCGTCCAGTGATTAAGTTCAACTCCAAAGTACTGGTGACTCCTGAGGTGGTGGTTAAATCTGGGACACCTCTGGATCTGAGGTGTGAGGGTGACGGGCCGGTGAACTGGAGAACGAGGCTCGCCAAACACAGACGGTACATATCCAAAGGCAACGGGAACATCCGCTCTTTAAAAGTGGAGCGTCCTTCTGCAGAGTTCACCGGGACGTACCACTGTTACTACACCTCTGGACAACATCAGCGAGAACTGACCTCCTcagtgcatgtgtatgtgaaaggTGAGTCTGAGCCCTGCTGGTCTGGTTGCAGAAATGTAGGACACCTATTtcttatctttaaccctttcatgcattaattatgagaaccttagttaagatttttttcttgagtgtttttattcctccataggcatgaataaaacaatgtgatcaagttttttttttttttttcatagagttacaaaaatgtccatgcatttaattttttaagtaaagaaatgtgtttaaaacccaatatcagaaagtgatatgaaaacaatgaaataaaataaaatctgatgttttctcacattttaacatattctaatgctaggtattactcttttcatggagataatatgcaaaaaaaaaaaacaaaacaacttttttttctaacagataacaattgatttccattcaaacatgttagtgcagatcaggtttatctagaacagtacagttacagtaatggtctgaatgtcagtgtattattatggcatggtgcataagtgtccactgtgttggctgataacagagaacagctggagaagaactgtccactggagtgaccactatgcatgaaagggttaagtgtagaTGTTTATGGCTATGAATGATCTTTAGATTCAGTATTCTCCTCAGTGTTACATGTTTTAATATCTTCTCTCTATGTGTTTTTCTTACTTCACCAGATCCAAACCGTGTTTTCTGGACCAGCAGCACATCTCTACGAGTGGTAAAAAAGGAGGGTGAGGACTTCATGTTGCCCTGTTTGCTGACAGACCCAGAAGCCACAGACCTGGGCCTCCGCATGGACAACGGTACCAGTATCCCCCCAGGGATGAACTTCACCGTATACCGGCACCGTGGGATTCTCATCCAGAGCCTCCACCCCAATTTCAATGCTGACTACGTCTGCACCGCCAAAGTCAAGGGACTGGAGAAGACATCTAGGGCCTTTTCCATCAACGTCATTCAGAGTGAGACCACTTGACTCTTAAGAATAAAAGCTTTCACAGAGTAATATAAGGTGAAATATGCACAAAGGTCAACACTTATATATGATCCTCTCCTGCTTTAGAACTTCGTTTCCCTCCATATGTCTTCCTGGAGACTGATGAATATGTGCGCATTGTTGGAGAGGAACTCAAGATCCGCTGTACTACACACAATCCCAACTTCAACTACAATGTCACATGGAAATACACCACCAAATCGGTCAGCACCAGACTGTCTAGGGCCACTTTTCAAAGCGTTATATCCTCTttagacccagcaatacatttgtgtcctctgtagggggcaagactttcacagctttacttaaaaaaaacatactgtacactgcaaaggacattccatttttttttttttttttttttttaaattatctgaaaaaagtgttgcattatGCTTAAAAAGCATTTTAACTTTCCTGGGTCTTAAGAGGATATGTAGTTGTAGATATAGCGGTATACTTTTCATAGTTTTATGCAAACTTTTCACACTCATGACTTTAACcagcatgtttttatttttgtcctcAGAAGCCAACAATTGAGGAGAGGGTTCGCTCTAGTGGGGAGAATCGCCTGGACATAGAGAGCATACTGACCATTTCAGCTGTGGACCCCACAGACACTGGGAACATTTCCTGTGTGGGCACCAACGAAGCAGGGGTGAACAGTTCAACCACATACCTGCTGGTTGTAGGTAAGAACCAAAGACAGTAATACCACTTTGACTCCTTAGGATTGGACACTGTGCAGATGTTTCTCTTCATCCTTGTGAACAGACAAACCCTACATCAGGCTGATACCTCAGCTCTCCCCTAAACTGGCCCACAAGGGTCTGTCAGTTGAGGTGAACGAAGGGGAAGATCTTGAGTTGAGTGTGGTCATCGAGGCGTACCCCCACATCACTGAGCATAGATGGTACACCCCGACATCTCCCAACCCTTCAACACAGGACCACAACTTCATCCGATACAACAACAGGTAGAGTACCAGGGTATATAACTAACAGCAAGTGAACGCTCCATCTTTACGCTTCTTTATATCTTATATTGAGGAAACTGCAAAGGCTACacttaaaagacaaacaacaaatgTACTACAGGAAGGAGAAGCTACTCTGGATTTGGAATATGCTGTGTTTGCATTTGGGGTGAATCTGACAGGAGCATTAAGGTCATTATATCCCCTCAGGTCATGAAACTTCTGCTAGAAGGaagagttcttgtttttttttcttgacaaagaTGGAGATGATACATAGGAACCGTCTGAATTGAAACCGCAACATTAGTCACTTCTGGTTTTACAGATATTTCTCTTTTTAAAAtcatagatttttttcccctcagtttaAGGAAGtattttttgtgcttattttttgTCCTTAGATACCTTGCTAGTCTGCAGCTGAAAAGAATGAATGCCCAGGAGCAGGGCCAGTACACTTTCTATGCCAAGAGTGACTTGGCCAATGAAACCATCACATTTGAAGTCCAAATGTATCGTAAGTGACAGATTGAACTCATCTAAAAGCAGTAAACATACTAATAGCATCATATTGTTGCATGAATAAGTTCTCCAGCCAAGCACAGCCCTTATGTAACTCTCAAAGTCTTTTTTTGTCACTGGCAGAGCGGCCTGTTGCAGTAGTGAGGTGGGAAAACATAACCACACTCACCTGCACATCTTTTGGATACCCAGCTCCTAGAATCATCTGGTACCAGTGCTTTGGAATCAGACAGACGTATGTATCGCCAACAGTGAAGTGAAGGTGTTTTAGGGACGTTTGCTGCTTTGCTTTAACTGTGCATGTTTTACACTTGAGCAGGTGCAAGGAAAACAACACAGGCATGCAGATGGCCATCCCACTGCAGGCTGCCACTGTGGAGGTCCAGAGGGAGGAGTACGGGGCCGTGGAGGTGGAGAGTGTTCTCACTGTGGGGCCTTCAAGCCGGAGGATGACAGTCGAGTGTGTGGCGTTTAACCTTGTTGGCATCAGCAGTGACACTTTTGCCATGGAGGTGTCTGGTGAGATCATTTGATTATTGGttcattaactctttaaaacctgacgtgtcatcgctgacacacactgcgtatatgcagtttggatggctgtaactctttcactgtttgtacaATTAGAAAAATGctaatggtttctgaaacctgagacgttgcgctttataggttttattgggtcattatggtaatttcccACATGCCTTTACTAGAAGCTGcaaaagaagccattttagcaatattataacatgcagtactAAGTAAATTATTGCTAGATTTTTaaagtcctggaaaaaaaaaactgctctggaaaaatgggcaaactgaCTCACtcgcagcatattttctaaccttttagttttattttaggcttagggtttaaaaggttaaagaTGTGATGGCAGATGTCTGGAACACCGCAGTAGAATGATTCATTCTCTCTTAGTTTTATATTAATGAGCTGATTAAGAAACTAAATTTCCccaggggatcaataaagttcatctgtatctgtatcggTTATTGTATTTATCACTGTAGAGTTGTACAGTCACATGAACGATGCTCAAGATTAAATCTAATGTGTAGCTCATCTGTCCACGGTCAGCTATCTTCCGAAGGAGGCTGAAAGTTATGAAACTGTATGACTggctgaattatttatttatttattttcaacatacTTTTTGTtaggttttcttttttatctgtACAATACAATGTACGTGTTCAGATACAGTTCAGCAAGtttcccttcctccctcccagCTGCACGTGCACCTCCTTAAACCTCCACAGGCAACACAGGATAGAaaccaaagaaaacaacaacaatcactgtaaataaataatgcCCACTCCAGAATACAAAGTCACAGGTACAAATCCCAGTCAGAAACAGGATGATAGCACCTTAATATACAACATGAGGTTATGCATGACCAGTAAGTATTATTGCAGCAATAAatgtaacataggttcccatcttttagtataGGTGGTTTTCTGAAGCCTTAGTGAGAATGTGATCTGCTCTATTTAATAAATATTCCAAACTTTTTGAAATGACTGGCTGTTTTAACATAAAACTAAACACAGGTCCACATTATTAAATATCTTTGGAGGATTAGGAAGTATCCCCAGTCAGTCCAAATGTGTTTCATTTGTATTGATACTTTCCTCTGCTTGGACAGACAAACTCTTTAGTTCCACTCTGATGGGAGCAGCGGGCGTCTTGGCCATTCTCCTTGTGCTGTTGGTTTTTCTATTTTACAAATACAAGCAAGTAAGTTATTTACATgtgcaaaacaaaatactgacgaGGCTTTTAATTATTTAGAAATACGGGTCACGTACATATAGTGTTTGTGTTGATTTTGTGCAATTTTCTCCACTTTTCATTTTCAGAAACCAAGATACGAGATCCGTTGGAAGATCATTGAAGCAAGAGATGGGAACAATTACACCTTCATTGACCCCACTCAGCTGCCGTACAATGAGAAGTGGGAATTTCCACGGGATAAGCTCAGACTAGGTTTGAAACATCTTTACCTCCACCGTAGACATTATATGACTGACTATGCACAGACTTTCATCACATTTTAGAACAGATCCATGGTAGGAGGCAAATCCtgggatagttttttttttactgtctttaaCAATGAAGAGTGATCACCATGGAAACCAAAAGGAAAATAAGAGTTAAGACATTTGTTACCATAGTTACAGTCATTTAAACTTCCAGTGGCACCAACttagagagagaaaaaatatatagtttgtggtttgtttaataatattatgtcctTATTGTTTTCCAGTTATCTTATGTTTAATGCAGCAGAAAAATGTTATAGGATAAATTAAAGCTTAGAAATGAATACTATGGTTCAGATCACACTCTTAACCCTTTATGATTGTTTCATTTTCTGAGCAGGAAAGATCCTCGGTGCTGGTGCTTTTGGAAAGGTTGTTGAGGCCACAGCCTACGGTCTGAGAAAGGAGGACACTGTGATGCGTGTGgctgtaaaaatgttaaaaggtAACTCGAGATACAACTTAACAGAGAGAGAACTGTGCATACGAACCAGAAAATGCTCcacataatgtgaaaaatgtgTCTCAGATGG is a genomic window of Sphaeramia orbicularis chromosome 10, fSphaOr1.1, whole genome shotgun sequence containing:
- the csf1ra gene encoding macrophage colony-stimulating factor 1 receptor, encoding MQTFLVLMLWIVASAASVQWRRPVIKFNSKVLVTPEVVVKSGTPLDLRCEGDGPVNWRTRLAKHRRYISKGNGNIRSLKVERPSAEFTGTYHCYYTSGQHQRELTSSVHVYVKDPNRVFWTSSTSLRVVKKEGEDFMLPCLLTDPEATDLGLRMDNGTSIPPGMNFTVYRHRGILIQSLHPNFNADYVCTAKVKGLEKTSRAFSINVIQKLRFPPYVFLETDEYVRIVGEELKIRCTTHNPNFNYNVTWKYTTKSKPTIEERVRSSGENRLDIESILTISAVDPTDTGNISCVGTNEAGVNSSTTYLLVVDKPYIRLIPQLSPKLAHKGLSVEVNEGEDLELSVVIEAYPHITEHRWYTPTSPNPSTQDHNFIRYNNRYLASLQLKRMNAQEQGQYTFYAKSDLANETITFEVQMYQRPVAVVRWENITTLTCTSFGYPAPRIIWYQCFGIRQTCKENNTGMQMAIPLQAATVEVQREEYGAVEVESVLTVGPSSRRMTVECVAFNLVGISSDTFAMEVSDKLFSSTLMGAAGVLAILLVLLVFLFYKYKQKPRYEIRWKIIEARDGNNYTFIDPTQLPYNEKWEFPRDKLRLGKILGAGAFGKVVEATAYGLRKEDTVMRVAVKMLKVSAHSDEREALMSELKILSHLGHHTNIVNLLGACTYGGPLLVITEYCSLGDLLNFLRQKAETFVSFVMNIPEMMENDYKNICIQKQFIRSDSGISSASSSSYLEMRPSQPPNTQTPQDPLCEESGDWLLDIDDLLRFSYQVAQGLEFLAAKNCIHRDVAARNVLLTDHRVAKICDFGLARDIMNDSNYVVKGNARLPVKWMAPESIFDCVYTVQSDVWSYGILLWEIFSLGKSPYPSMAVDTRFYKMVKRGYQMSQPDFAPSEIYMIMKMCWNLEPTERPTFSKISQMIERLLGDQPEQEQLIYQNVQQQVTVGEVCDEPKCCDGPCDQSCDHEEEEQPLMKTNNYQFC